One window of the Sciurus carolinensis chromosome 8, mSciCar1.2, whole genome shotgun sequence genome contains the following:
- the Chfr gene encoding E3 ubiquitin-protein ligase CHFR isoform X2: protein MEPPGGGEQPPQQPWGRLLRLGAEESEPHVLLWKREWTIGRRRGCDLSFPSNKLVSGDHCKILVDEKSGQATLEDTSTNGTVINKLKVVKKQTCPLQTGDVIYLVYRKNEPEHNVAYLYESLRENQGMTQESLDSSGPGRGDDPQVPPASPTTQACLEEPQPSTSTSDLFPRASTSSTETAAAGREHAFSSGAGGTGFSVKGYGPSVGNGELCSPASAPPDREGAQFSLLEPQNQENLEPVKKKIKAGEVLDLNLQHLVADQGRNTQTSREDVRVAAVKPDKMEETLTCIICQELLHDCVSLQPCMHTFCAACYSGWMERSSLCPTCRCPVERICKNHILNNLVEAYLIQHPDKSRSEEDVRSMDARNKITQDMLQPKVKRSFSDEEGSSEDLLELSDVDSESSDVRCRAAPVPGGLLLCGSSSATCSSCSQPYIVCRQCPEYRRQAVQPLPCPAPDSEPGARQALSGDAPTASASFTAATQDYVCPLQGSHAICTCCFQPMPDRRAEREQDPRVAPQQCSVCLQPFCHLYWGCTRTGCFGCLAPFCELNLGDKCLDGVLNSNIYESDILKNYLATRGLTWKNMLTESLVALQRGVFLLSDYRITGNTVLCYCCGLRSFRELTYQYRQNIPASELPVAVASRPDCYWGRNCRTQVKAHHAMKFNHICEQTRFKN from the exons ATGGAGCCGCCCGGGGGAGGcgagcagccgccgcagcagcccTGGGGGAGGCTTCTCCGCCTGGGCGCCGAGGAGAGCGAGCCGCACGTCCTCCTGTGGAAGCGCGAGTGGACCATCGGGCGGAGGAGAG GTTGTGACCTCTCATTCCCCAGCAATAAACTGGTCTCTGGAGATCACTGTAAAATACTTGTGGATGAGAAGTCTGGCCAGGCAACACTGGAAGATACCAG cACCAATGGAACAGTGATCAATAAGCTGAAGGTTGTTAAGAAGCAGACTTGTCCTCTACAGACTGGGGATGTCATTTACTTGGTGTACAGGAAGAATGAGCCTGAACACA ATGTGGCGTACCTCTACGAATCTCTACGTGAAAATCAAGGCATGACACAAGAATCCTTGG ATTCCTCAGGTCCAGGGCGGGGTGACGACCCCCAGGTCCCACCAGCGTCGCCCACCACTCAGGCATGCTTGGAGGAACCACAGCCATCCACATCGACGTCAGACCTCTTCCCCAGGGCCTCCACCTCTTCCACAGAGACGGCTGCTGCAGGGCGAGAGCATGCCTTCAGCTCTG GGGCCGGGGGTACAGGCTTCTCCGTAAAAGGATATGGTCCATCTGTGGGAAATGGTGAACTCTGCAGCCCTGCTTCAGCTCCCCCAGACAGAGAGGGAGCACAGTTTTCTTTGCTGGAACCCCAGAACCAGGAGAATTTGGAACccgtgaaaaagaaaataaaagcag GTGAGGTGCTTGACCTGAACCTGCAGCATTTGGTTGCAGACCAGGGTAGAAACACCCAAACCTCCCGTGAGGATGTCAGAGTTGCTGCTGTGAAGCCAGACAAGATGGAGGAGACGCTCACGTGCATCATCTGCCAGGAGCTGTTGCATGACTGTGTGAG CTTGCAGCCCTGCATGCACACGTTCTGCGCAGCTTGCTACTCCGGCTGGATGGAGCGTTCTTCCCTGTGCCCTACCTGCCGCTGTCCAGTGGAGCGGATCTGTAAgaaccacatcctcaacaacCTTGTGGAAGCGTACCTCATCCAGCACCCAG ACAAGAGTCGCAGTGAAGAAGACGTGCGAAGTATGGACGCCAGGAACAAAATCACCCAGGACATGCTGCAGCCCAAAGTCAAGAGGTCTTTTTCTGATGAAGAAGGAAGTTCAGAGGACCTGTTGGAGCTGTCAGATGTTGACAGCGAGTCCTCAGACGTCAG ATGCAGAGCTGCCCCAGTGCCTGGGGGCCTGCTCCTCTGTGGCTCCAGCTCTGCCACGTGCTCTTCCTGCAGTCAGCCATACATCGTGTGCAGACAGTGCCCCGAGTACAGAAGGCAAGCGGTGCAGCCCCTTCCCTGCCCAGCACCCGACAGTGAGCCGGGGGCCCGGCAGGCCCTTAGTGGGGATGCACCAACAGCATCCGCCAGCTTCACAGCAG CAACCCAGGATTATGTGTGCCCTCTACAAGGAAGCCACGCCATCTGCACCTGCTGCTTCCAGCCCATGCCTGACCGGAGAGCAGAGCGGGAGCAGGACCCAAGAGTGGCCCCTCAGCAGT GTTCAGTCTGCCTGCAGCCCTTCTGCCACCTGTACTGGGGCTGTACCCGCACCGGTTGCTTTGGCTGCCTTGCCCCTTTCTGTG AGCTCAACCTGGGGGACAAGTGTCTGGATGGAGTGCTGAACAGCAACATCTACGAGTCGGACATCCTGAAG AATTATCTGGCAACCAGGGGTCTGACATGGAAAAACATGTTGACAGAGAGTCTTGTGGCTCTCCAGCGAGGAGTGTTTTTACTGTCTG ATTACAGAATCACTGGGAACACTGTACTATGTTACTGCTGTGGCCTGCGCAGCTTCCGGGAGCTGACCTATCAGTATCGGCAGAACATTCCTGCTTCTGAGTTGCCAG TGGCTGTAGCATCCCGTCCTGATTGTTACTGGGGCCGTAACTGCCGCACTCAGGTGAAAGCCCACCATGCGAT GAAATTCAATCACATCTGTGAACAGACAAGGTTCAAGAACTGA
- the Chfr gene encoding E3 ubiquitin-protein ligase CHFR isoform X4: MEPPGGGEQPPQQPWGRLLRLGAEESEPHVLLWKREWTIGRRRGCDLSFPSNKLVSGDHCKILVDEKSGQATLEDTSTNGTVINKLKVVKKQTCPLQTGDVIYLVYRKNEPEHNVAYLYESLRENQGMTQESLDSSGPGRGDDPQVPPASPTTQACLEEPQPSTSTSDLFPRASTSSTETAAAGREHAFSSGAGGTGFSVKGYGPSVGNGELCSPASAPPDREGAQFSLLEPQNQENLEPVKKKIKAGEVLDLNLQHLVADQGRNTQTSREDVRVAAVKPDKMEETLTCIICQELLHDCVSLQPCMHTFCAACYSGWMERSSLCPTCRCPVERICKNHILNNLVEAYLIQHPDKSRSEEDVRSMDARNKITQDMLQPKVKRSFSDEEGSSEDLLELSDVDSESSDVSQPYIVCRQCPEYRRQAVQPLPCPAPDSEPGARQALSGDAPTASASFTAATQDYVCPLQGSHAICTCCFQPMPDRRAEREQDPRVAPQQCSVCLQPFCHLYWGCTRTGCFGCLAPFCELNLGDKCLDGVLNSNIYESDILKNYLATRGLTWKNMLTESLVALQRGVFLLSDYRITGNTVLCYCCGLRSFRELTYQYRQNIPASELPVAVASRPDCYWGRNCRTQVKAHHAMKFNHICEQTRFKN, translated from the exons ATGGAGCCGCCCGGGGGAGGcgagcagccgccgcagcagcccTGGGGGAGGCTTCTCCGCCTGGGCGCCGAGGAGAGCGAGCCGCACGTCCTCCTGTGGAAGCGCGAGTGGACCATCGGGCGGAGGAGAG GTTGTGACCTCTCATTCCCCAGCAATAAACTGGTCTCTGGAGATCACTGTAAAATACTTGTGGATGAGAAGTCTGGCCAGGCAACACTGGAAGATACCAG cACCAATGGAACAGTGATCAATAAGCTGAAGGTTGTTAAGAAGCAGACTTGTCCTCTACAGACTGGGGATGTCATTTACTTGGTGTACAGGAAGAATGAGCCTGAACACA ATGTGGCGTACCTCTACGAATCTCTACGTGAAAATCAAGGCATGACACAAGAATCCTTGG ATTCCTCAGGTCCAGGGCGGGGTGACGACCCCCAGGTCCCACCAGCGTCGCCCACCACTCAGGCATGCTTGGAGGAACCACAGCCATCCACATCGACGTCAGACCTCTTCCCCAGGGCCTCCACCTCTTCCACAGAGACGGCTGCTGCAGGGCGAGAGCATGCCTTCAGCTCTG GGGCCGGGGGTACAGGCTTCTCCGTAAAAGGATATGGTCCATCTGTGGGAAATGGTGAACTCTGCAGCCCTGCTTCAGCTCCCCCAGACAGAGAGGGAGCACAGTTTTCTTTGCTGGAACCCCAGAACCAGGAGAATTTGGAACccgtgaaaaagaaaataaaagcag GTGAGGTGCTTGACCTGAACCTGCAGCATTTGGTTGCAGACCAGGGTAGAAACACCCAAACCTCCCGTGAGGATGTCAGAGTTGCTGCTGTGAAGCCAGACAAGATGGAGGAGACGCTCACGTGCATCATCTGCCAGGAGCTGTTGCATGACTGTGTGAG CTTGCAGCCCTGCATGCACACGTTCTGCGCAGCTTGCTACTCCGGCTGGATGGAGCGTTCTTCCCTGTGCCCTACCTGCCGCTGTCCAGTGGAGCGGATCTGTAAgaaccacatcctcaacaacCTTGTGGAAGCGTACCTCATCCAGCACCCAG ACAAGAGTCGCAGTGAAGAAGACGTGCGAAGTATGGACGCCAGGAACAAAATCACCCAGGACATGCTGCAGCCCAAAGTCAAGAGGTCTTTTTCTGATGAAGAAGGAAGTTCAGAGGACCTGTTGGAGCTGTCAGATGTTGACAGCGAGTCCTCAGACGTCAG TCAGCCATACATCGTGTGCAGACAGTGCCCCGAGTACAGAAGGCAAGCGGTGCAGCCCCTTCCCTGCCCAGCACCCGACAGTGAGCCGGGGGCCCGGCAGGCCCTTAGTGGGGATGCACCAACAGCATCCGCCAGCTTCACAGCAG CAACCCAGGATTATGTGTGCCCTCTACAAGGAAGCCACGCCATCTGCACCTGCTGCTTCCAGCCCATGCCTGACCGGAGAGCAGAGCGGGAGCAGGACCCAAGAGTGGCCCCTCAGCAGT GTTCAGTCTGCCTGCAGCCCTTCTGCCACCTGTACTGGGGCTGTACCCGCACCGGTTGCTTTGGCTGCCTTGCCCCTTTCTGTG AGCTCAACCTGGGGGACAAGTGTCTGGATGGAGTGCTGAACAGCAACATCTACGAGTCGGACATCCTGAAG AATTATCTGGCAACCAGGGGTCTGACATGGAAAAACATGTTGACAGAGAGTCTTGTGGCTCTCCAGCGAGGAGTGTTTTTACTGTCTG ATTACAGAATCACTGGGAACACTGTACTATGTTACTGCTGTGGCCTGCGCAGCTTCCGGGAGCTGACCTATCAGTATCGGCAGAACATTCCTGCTTCTGAGTTGCCAG TGGCTGTAGCATCCCGTCCTGATTGTTACTGGGGCCGTAACTGCCGCACTCAGGTGAAAGCCCACCATGCGAT GAAATTCAATCACATCTGTGAACAGACAAGGTTCAAGAACTGA
- the Chfr gene encoding E3 ubiquitin-protein ligase CHFR isoform X3 has product MEPPGGGEQPPQQPWGRLLRLGAEESEPHVLLWKREWTIGRRRGCDLSFPSNKLVSGDHCKILVDEKSGQATLEDTSTNGTVINKLKVVKKQTCPLQTGDVIYLVYRKNEPEHNVAYLYESLRENQGMTQESLEANKENVFHVTKDSSGPGRGDDPQVPPASPTTQACLEEPQPSTSTSDLFPRASTSSTETAAAGREHAFSSGAGGTGFSVKGYGPSVGNGELCSPASAPPDREGAQFSLLEPQNQENLEPVKKKIKAGEVLDLNLQHLVADQGRNTQTSREDVRVAAVKPDKMEETLTCIICQELLHDCVSLQPCMHTFCAACYSGWMERSSLCPTCRCPVERICKNHILNNLVEAYLIQHPDKSRSEEDVRSMDARNKITQDMLQPKVKRSFSDEEGSSEDLLELSDVDSESSDVSQPYIVCRQCPEYRRQAVQPLPCPAPDSEPGARQALSGDAPTASASFTAATQDYVCPLQGSHAICTCCFQPMPDRRAEREQDPRVAPQQCSVCLQPFCHLYWGCTRTGCFGCLAPFCELNLGDKCLDGVLNSNIYESDILKNYLATRGLTWKNMLTESLVALQRGVFLLSDYRITGNTVLCYCCGLRSFRELTYQYRQNIPASELPVAVASRPDCYWGRNCRTQVKAHHAMKFNHICEQTRFKN; this is encoded by the exons ATGGAGCCGCCCGGGGGAGGcgagcagccgccgcagcagcccTGGGGGAGGCTTCTCCGCCTGGGCGCCGAGGAGAGCGAGCCGCACGTCCTCCTGTGGAAGCGCGAGTGGACCATCGGGCGGAGGAGAG GTTGTGACCTCTCATTCCCCAGCAATAAACTGGTCTCTGGAGATCACTGTAAAATACTTGTGGATGAGAAGTCTGGCCAGGCAACACTGGAAGATACCAG cACCAATGGAACAGTGATCAATAAGCTGAAGGTTGTTAAGAAGCAGACTTGTCCTCTACAGACTGGGGATGTCATTTACTTGGTGTACAGGAAGAATGAGCCTGAACACA ATGTGGCGTACCTCTACGAATCTCTACGTGAAAATCAAGGCATGACACAAGAATCCTTGG AAgccaataaagaaaatgtgttccatGTGACCAAAGATTCCTCAGGTCCAGGGCGGGGTGACGACCCCCAGGTCCCACCAGCGTCGCCCACCACTCAGGCATGCTTGGAGGAACCACAGCCATCCACATCGACGTCAGACCTCTTCCCCAGGGCCTCCACCTCTTCCACAGAGACGGCTGCTGCAGGGCGAGAGCATGCCTTCAGCTCTG GGGCCGGGGGTACAGGCTTCTCCGTAAAAGGATATGGTCCATCTGTGGGAAATGGTGAACTCTGCAGCCCTGCTTCAGCTCCCCCAGACAGAGAGGGAGCACAGTTTTCTTTGCTGGAACCCCAGAACCAGGAGAATTTGGAACccgtgaaaaagaaaataaaagcag GTGAGGTGCTTGACCTGAACCTGCAGCATTTGGTTGCAGACCAGGGTAGAAACACCCAAACCTCCCGTGAGGATGTCAGAGTTGCTGCTGTGAAGCCAGACAAGATGGAGGAGACGCTCACGTGCATCATCTGCCAGGAGCTGTTGCATGACTGTGTGAG CTTGCAGCCCTGCATGCACACGTTCTGCGCAGCTTGCTACTCCGGCTGGATGGAGCGTTCTTCCCTGTGCCCTACCTGCCGCTGTCCAGTGGAGCGGATCTGTAAgaaccacatcctcaacaacCTTGTGGAAGCGTACCTCATCCAGCACCCAG ACAAGAGTCGCAGTGAAGAAGACGTGCGAAGTATGGACGCCAGGAACAAAATCACCCAGGACATGCTGCAGCCCAAAGTCAAGAGGTCTTTTTCTGATGAAGAAGGAAGTTCAGAGGACCTGTTGGAGCTGTCAGATGTTGACAGCGAGTCCTCAGACGTCAG TCAGCCATACATCGTGTGCAGACAGTGCCCCGAGTACAGAAGGCAAGCGGTGCAGCCCCTTCCCTGCCCAGCACCCGACAGTGAGCCGGGGGCCCGGCAGGCCCTTAGTGGGGATGCACCAACAGCATCCGCCAGCTTCACAGCAG CAACCCAGGATTATGTGTGCCCTCTACAAGGAAGCCACGCCATCTGCACCTGCTGCTTCCAGCCCATGCCTGACCGGAGAGCAGAGCGGGAGCAGGACCCAAGAGTGGCCCCTCAGCAGT GTTCAGTCTGCCTGCAGCCCTTCTGCCACCTGTACTGGGGCTGTACCCGCACCGGTTGCTTTGGCTGCCTTGCCCCTTTCTGTG AGCTCAACCTGGGGGACAAGTGTCTGGATGGAGTGCTGAACAGCAACATCTACGAGTCGGACATCCTGAAG AATTATCTGGCAACCAGGGGTCTGACATGGAAAAACATGTTGACAGAGAGTCTTGTGGCTCTCCAGCGAGGAGTGTTTTTACTGTCTG ATTACAGAATCACTGGGAACACTGTACTATGTTACTGCTGTGGCCTGCGCAGCTTCCGGGAGCTGACCTATCAGTATCGGCAGAACATTCCTGCTTCTGAGTTGCCAG TGGCTGTAGCATCCCGTCCTGATTGTTACTGGGGCCGTAACTGCCGCACTCAGGTGAAAGCCCACCATGCGAT GAAATTCAATCACATCTGTGAACAGACAAGGTTCAAGAACTGA
- the Chfr gene encoding E3 ubiquitin-protein ligase CHFR isoform X1 encodes MEPPGGGEQPPQQPWGRLLRLGAEESEPHVLLWKREWTIGRRRGCDLSFPSNKLVSGDHCKILVDEKSGQATLEDTSTNGTVINKLKVVKKQTCPLQTGDVIYLVYRKNEPEHNVAYLYESLRENQGMTQESLEANKENVFHVTKDSSGPGRGDDPQVPPASPTTQACLEEPQPSTSTSDLFPRASTSSTETAAAGREHAFSSGAGGTGFSVKGYGPSVGNGELCSPASAPPDREGAQFSLLEPQNQENLEPVKKKIKAGEVLDLNLQHLVADQGRNTQTSREDVRVAAVKPDKMEETLTCIICQELLHDCVSLQPCMHTFCAACYSGWMERSSLCPTCRCPVERICKNHILNNLVEAYLIQHPDKSRSEEDVRSMDARNKITQDMLQPKVKRSFSDEEGSSEDLLELSDVDSESSDVRCRAAPVPGGLLLCGSSSATCSSCSQPYIVCRQCPEYRRQAVQPLPCPAPDSEPGARQALSGDAPTASASFTAATQDYVCPLQGSHAICTCCFQPMPDRRAEREQDPRVAPQQCSVCLQPFCHLYWGCTRTGCFGCLAPFCELNLGDKCLDGVLNSNIYESDILKNYLATRGLTWKNMLTESLVALQRGVFLLSDYRITGNTVLCYCCGLRSFRELTYQYRQNIPASELPVAVASRPDCYWGRNCRTQVKAHHAMKFNHICEQTRFKN; translated from the exons ATGGAGCCGCCCGGGGGAGGcgagcagccgccgcagcagcccTGGGGGAGGCTTCTCCGCCTGGGCGCCGAGGAGAGCGAGCCGCACGTCCTCCTGTGGAAGCGCGAGTGGACCATCGGGCGGAGGAGAG GTTGTGACCTCTCATTCCCCAGCAATAAACTGGTCTCTGGAGATCACTGTAAAATACTTGTGGATGAGAAGTCTGGCCAGGCAACACTGGAAGATACCAG cACCAATGGAACAGTGATCAATAAGCTGAAGGTTGTTAAGAAGCAGACTTGTCCTCTACAGACTGGGGATGTCATTTACTTGGTGTACAGGAAGAATGAGCCTGAACACA ATGTGGCGTACCTCTACGAATCTCTACGTGAAAATCAAGGCATGACACAAGAATCCTTGG AAgccaataaagaaaatgtgttccatGTGACCAAAGATTCCTCAGGTCCAGGGCGGGGTGACGACCCCCAGGTCCCACCAGCGTCGCCCACCACTCAGGCATGCTTGGAGGAACCACAGCCATCCACATCGACGTCAGACCTCTTCCCCAGGGCCTCCACCTCTTCCACAGAGACGGCTGCTGCAGGGCGAGAGCATGCCTTCAGCTCTG GGGCCGGGGGTACAGGCTTCTCCGTAAAAGGATATGGTCCATCTGTGGGAAATGGTGAACTCTGCAGCCCTGCTTCAGCTCCCCCAGACAGAGAGGGAGCACAGTTTTCTTTGCTGGAACCCCAGAACCAGGAGAATTTGGAACccgtgaaaaagaaaataaaagcag GTGAGGTGCTTGACCTGAACCTGCAGCATTTGGTTGCAGACCAGGGTAGAAACACCCAAACCTCCCGTGAGGATGTCAGAGTTGCTGCTGTGAAGCCAGACAAGATGGAGGAGACGCTCACGTGCATCATCTGCCAGGAGCTGTTGCATGACTGTGTGAG CTTGCAGCCCTGCATGCACACGTTCTGCGCAGCTTGCTACTCCGGCTGGATGGAGCGTTCTTCCCTGTGCCCTACCTGCCGCTGTCCAGTGGAGCGGATCTGTAAgaaccacatcctcaacaacCTTGTGGAAGCGTACCTCATCCAGCACCCAG ACAAGAGTCGCAGTGAAGAAGACGTGCGAAGTATGGACGCCAGGAACAAAATCACCCAGGACATGCTGCAGCCCAAAGTCAAGAGGTCTTTTTCTGATGAAGAAGGAAGTTCAGAGGACCTGTTGGAGCTGTCAGATGTTGACAGCGAGTCCTCAGACGTCAG ATGCAGAGCTGCCCCAGTGCCTGGGGGCCTGCTCCTCTGTGGCTCCAGCTCTGCCACGTGCTCTTCCTGCAGTCAGCCATACATCGTGTGCAGACAGTGCCCCGAGTACAGAAGGCAAGCGGTGCAGCCCCTTCCCTGCCCAGCACCCGACAGTGAGCCGGGGGCCCGGCAGGCCCTTAGTGGGGATGCACCAACAGCATCCGCCAGCTTCACAGCAG CAACCCAGGATTATGTGTGCCCTCTACAAGGAAGCCACGCCATCTGCACCTGCTGCTTCCAGCCCATGCCTGACCGGAGAGCAGAGCGGGAGCAGGACCCAAGAGTGGCCCCTCAGCAGT GTTCAGTCTGCCTGCAGCCCTTCTGCCACCTGTACTGGGGCTGTACCCGCACCGGTTGCTTTGGCTGCCTTGCCCCTTTCTGTG AGCTCAACCTGGGGGACAAGTGTCTGGATGGAGTGCTGAACAGCAACATCTACGAGTCGGACATCCTGAAG AATTATCTGGCAACCAGGGGTCTGACATGGAAAAACATGTTGACAGAGAGTCTTGTGGCTCTCCAGCGAGGAGTGTTTTTACTGTCTG ATTACAGAATCACTGGGAACACTGTACTATGTTACTGCTGTGGCCTGCGCAGCTTCCGGGAGCTGACCTATCAGTATCGGCAGAACATTCCTGCTTCTGAGTTGCCAG TGGCTGTAGCATCCCGTCCTGATTGTTACTGGGGCCGTAACTGCCGCACTCAGGTGAAAGCCCACCATGCGAT GAAATTCAATCACATCTGTGAACAGACAAGGTTCAAGAACTGA